TCGAAGGTGGAGAAGGATCACCCCGAGATCGAACTCAAGTACCTGCCGCCCTACCAGCAGAAGCTCGTCGAGGCGACCATCGCCGAGGGCGGTCTGAAGGACGCCCAGGCGAAGATCGACGAACTCCAGCTCCAGGCCACCGCGTGCAAGAAGCGTGCCGCGCAGCAGGCCGCCCAGAGCGAGCAGAACGCCAAGACCGGTGAGGGCGAGGCCGGAGGCACCACGGGAACCACCCGTACCTCTCTTACGTCCAAGGCGACACCGACACCGAATCCCTCGGCGTCGACCAAGTCCCCGCCCCCGTCCACCTCCCCGACACCGACTGCGACGCCAAGCCCCGGCCCCACACTCTCGGAGGAAGAGCAGAAGGTCGTTTCGAACTGCGGTACGCAGTAGGCAAGCCGCGAGAGGCCCCGTCACACCATGAGCAGTACTACGAACTCGCCGACGCATCACACTTCCACGATCGGCGCGATCGGCGCGCCGAGCAGGCGCAACACCGAGCTGGTATTGCTGGCGTTCGCGGTCGTCATCCCGGTCTTCGCCTATGCCAACGTGGGCCTGGCGATGAACGACGAGGTGCCGGCCGGCCTGCTGGGCTACGGACTCGGGCTCGGCCTCCTGGCGGGCATCGGCCACCTCGCCGTACGCAAGTTCGCGCCGTACGCCGACCCGCTGATGCTGCCGCTGGCCACCTTGCTGAACGGGCTCGGCCTGGTCGTGATCTGGCGGCTGGACCAGTCGAAGCGACTCAGTAACTACGCCGATGCCGCACCGCGGCAGCTGCTGTACTCAGCGCTCGGCGTCGCCCTGCTCGTGGCCGTGCTGGTCTTCCTGAAGGACCACCGCGTCCTGCAGCGCTACACGTACATCTCGATGGCGGGCGCGCTGTTCCTGCTGATCCTGCCGCTCGTGCCCGGACTCGGCGCGAACATCTACGGCGCCAAGATCTGGATCAACATCCCCGGCCTGGGCACGGTCCAGCCCGGTGAGTTCGCGAAGATCGTCCTGGCGGTGTTCTTCGCCGGCTACCTCATGGTCAAGAGAGACGCCCTGGCCCTGGCCAGCCGTCGCTTCATGGGCCTGTACCTGCCGCGCGGCCGCGACCTCGGTCCGATCCTCGTGGTCTGGGTCATCTCGATCCTGATCCTGGTCTTCGAGACCGACCTCGGAACGTCCCTGCTGTTCTTCGGGATGTTCGTCATCATGCTGTACGTCGCCACCGAGCGGACCAGCTGGATCGTCTTCGGTCTGCTGATGTCCGCGGTCGGCGCGGTCGGTGTGGCGAGCTTCGAGCCGCACATCCAGACGCGTGTGCAGGCCTGGCTCGACCCGGCGCGCGAGTTCCAGCTCAGCCGCGCCGGCGTCCAGGACGGCATCCTCCACTCCGAGCAGGCCATGCAGGCCCTGTGGGCCTTCGGCTCCGGCGGCACCCTCGGCACCGGTCTCGGCCAGGGCAATTCCGACCTCATCGGCTTCGCCGCCAACTCCGACTTCATCCTCGCCACCTTCGGCGAGGAGCTGGGCCTGGCAGGCGTCATGGCGATTCTGCTGCTCTACGGGCTGATCGTCGAGCGCGGTGTGCGCACCGCCCTCGCGGCCCGCGACCCGTTCGGCAAGCTGCTCGCCGTCGGCCTGTCCGGCGCCTTCGCCCTCCAGGTCTTCGTCGTGGCCGGCGGTGTCATGGGCCTCATCCCGCTGACCGGTATGACGCTGCCCTTCGTGGCGTACGGCGGTTCCTCCGTCATCGCCAACTGGGCCCTGATCGGCATCCTGCTGCGCATCAGCGACACCGCACGCCGGCCCGCGCCCGCCCCCGCGCCCAACCCCGACGCCGAGATGACCCAGGTGGTCCGTCCGTGAACAAGCCCCTACGCCGGATCGCGATCTTCTGCGGACTCCTCGTCCTGGCTCTGCTCATCCGCGACAACTGGATCCAGTACGTCCAGGCCGACGAGCTGAGGACGGACAAGGCCAACCGCCGCGTCACCATCGAGCGCTACGGCACCCCGCGCGGCAACATCATCGTCGACGGCAAGGCCATCACCGGCTCGAAGGAGACCTCGGGCACCGACTTCAAGTTCAAGCGCACCTACACGAACGGCCCGATGTGGGCGCCGGTCACCGGCTACGCCTCGCAGGCCTTCGGCGCCAACCAGCTGGAGTACATCGAGGACGGCATCCTCACCGGCAACGACGACCGGCTGTTCTTCCGTAACACCCTCGACATGCTCACGGGCAAGGAGAGGGAGGGCGGCAATGTGGTGACCACCCTCAACGCCGCCGCGCAGAAGGCCGCGTACGAAGGTCTGAAGGACCGCGGCAAGGGCGCGGTCGTGGCCCTGGAGCCGTCCACCGGCAAGATCCTGGCGCTGGCGTCCTTCCCTTCGTACGACCCCTCGTCCTTCGCCGGCAACTCCACCACGACCGACTCCAAGGCGTGGACGAAGCTCCAGAAGAAGAACAACCCCGACGACCCGATGCTCAACCGGGCACTGCGTGAGGTCTACCCGCCCGGCTCGACCTTCAAGGTCGTCACCGCGGCCGCAGCGCTGGAGCACGGGCTGTACACGGACGCCGACGCGAAGACGGACTCGCCGGACCCGTGGGTCATGGAGGGCACCACCACCAAGCTGCCGAACGAGGGCACCATCCCCTGCAAGAACGCGACGCTGCGAGTCGCCCTCAAGTTCTCCTGCAACACCGTCTTCGGCAAGGTCGGCTCCGACCTCGGCAACGACAAGATGCTGGAGACGGCCAAGAAGTTCGGCTTCACCGAGGAGCAGTTCACCCCGACCCGCACCAGCGCGTCGGTCTTCTCCGACGACATGAACCCCTCGCAGACGGCCCTGTCCTCCATCGGCCAGTTCAACACCGCCGCGACGCCGCTCCAGATGGCCATGGTCGCCTCGGCCGTCGCCAACAACGGCACGCTGATGAAGCCGTACATGATCGACGAGCTCCAGACCAACAACCTCGACGCCATCGAGAAGACCGACCCGGAGGAGATGAGCAAGCCGCTGTCGGCGGAGAACGCTCAGAAGCTCCAGTCGATGATGGAGACGGTCGTCGAGGACGGCACCGGCAAGAACGCTCAGATCAGCGGCGTGAAGGTGGGCGGCAAGACCGGTACCGCCCAGCACGGTGTGGACAACAGCGAGAACCCCTACGCGTGGTTCATCTCCTACGCCAAGCTCGACGACGGCAGCGCCCCGGTGGCCGTGGCCGTCGTCGTGGAGGACCAGAACGCGGTCCGCGACGACATCTCCGGTGGCGGCCTCGCCGCGCCTATCGCCAAGAGCGTGATGGAGGCGGTCATCAAGAGCAAGAAGTGAACCTGCTCACGTCCCCTTCACATCGGTGCACGTTGCGATACCGGTCCTGTATCGGGTTACGGGCTTGGCCAGGTCACACAAGATGAGCCGGGTACGGTATGCCCGGACGGCACACCGCCCCACCCACAAGGGTGAGGTCGGGACCGACGGAGAGGGCTGGTAGGTAGCTTATGGAAGAGCCGCGTCGCCTCGGCGGCCGGTACGAGCTGGGCCAGGTGCTCGGTCGTGGTGGCATGGCGGAGGTCTACCTCGCGCATGACACCCGACTCGGCCGCACCGTGGCGGTGAAGACGCTGCGCGCGGACCTCGCGCGCGACCCGTCCTTCCAGGCCCGCTTCCGCCGGGAGGCCCAGTCGGCCGCCTCGCTCAACCATCCCGCGATCGTGGCGGTCTACGACACGGGCGAGGACTACATCGACAATGTGTCGATCCCGTACATCGTCATGGAGTACGTGGACGGCTCGACGCTCCGTGAGCTGCTTCACTCCGGCCGCAAGCTGCTGCCGGAGCGCTCTCTGGAGATGACCATCGGGATCCTCCAGGCCCTGGAGTACTCGCACCGCAGCGGCATCGTCCACCGCGACATCAAGCCGGCCAACGTGATGCTCACGCGCAACGGCCAGGTGAAGGTGATGGACTTCGGCATCGCCCGCGCCATGGGCGACTCCGGCATGACGATGACGCAGACCTCGGCCGTGATCGGCACCGCCCAGTACCTCTCCCCGGAGCAGGCCAAGGGCGAGCAGGTCGACGCGCGGTCGGACCTGTACTCCACCGGCTGTCTGCTGTACGAGCTCCTGACGGTGCGGCCCCCCTTCGTGGGTGACTCCCCGGTGGCCGTGGCGTACCAGCACGTGCGGGAAGAGGCCCAGGCACCGTCGGTCTTCGACCCCGAGATCACGCCCGAGATGGACGCGATCGTGCTGAAGGCCCTGACGAAGGACCCCAACTACCGCTACCAGTCGGCCGACGAGATGCGTGCCGACATCGAGGCGTGCCTCGACGGCCAGCCCGTCGCCGCCACCGCGGCCATGGGTTCCGTGGGCTACGGCGGCTACCCGGACGACCAGCCGACCACGGCCCTGCGTTCCGCGGACGCCGGCGCCACGTCGATGCTGCCGCCGATGAACCCGGACGACGGTGGCTACGGCTACGACGACCGCCCGGACCGGCGCCGCCAGAAGAAGTCCAACACCTCCACAATCCTGTTGGCCGTCGCGGCCGTGCTGGTTCTCGTCGGCGCGATCCTGATCGGCAAGTGGGTCTTCGACGGCGACACGGCGAGCAACAGCCAGGTGGCTGTGCCGAACGTCGTCGGCGAGACGGAGAGCAGCGCGAGGGACCTGCTCGGCAATGTCGATCTCACGATCGGCAAGGTCACGAAGCAGGAGTGCGAGGACCAGAGCAAGGGCAAGATCTGCTCGCAGACCCCCGACTCCAAGACCAAGGTCGACAAGAACACCACCGTCGACATCGTGGTGTCGACCGGGGCGCCGAAGGTCTCGGTGCCGGACGTGGAGGGCCTGCCCTACGAGAAGGCCAAGTCCGATCTCGAGGACAAGGGCTTCGACGTCCAGCAGAAGACCGAGGAGTCCGACCGGAACCCGGGCGTCGTCATCAGCCAGGACCCCGAGGGCGGCACTGAGCAGGAGAAGGGCAGCACCATCACCCTCACCGTCGCCAAGGAGAAGGAGCAGTCCACTGTTCCCGACGTCCTCGGCAAGACGTGTGACGAGGCGAAGGCCCAGATGGAGGCCAACGATCTGTCGGGCAACTGCCAAGAGGTGGACACCCAGGACCCGAACCAGGTCGGCAAGGTCATCTCGACCTCCCCGACGGCCGGCTCCGCGGTCGACAAGGACTCCACGGTGACCATCCAGATCGGCAAGCAGGCCAAGCAGAAGACCCCGGTGCCGAGCGTCGTGGGTCAGACGGTGGGCCAGGCCAAGCAGACTCTGGCAGCGGCCGGCTTCACCAACATCCAGTTCGCCAACGGCAGTGACCAGAACGACACGGCCTTCGTCACGGACCAGGACCCCAAGGGCAACCAGCAGGTCGACGACCCGGCGAACACCCAGATCACGCTGACTACCGTGGGCTTCGGCAACGGTGGGAACAACAACGGCGGTGGCGACAACGGAGGCATCTTCGGCTGACGGAAGCCTCCGGAGATCACGACGAGGCCCCGGCACCCTTCAAGGGTGCCGGGGCCTCGTCGTTCTCGCCCTCGAAGAGCGCGGTGATCAGCGCAGTTCCTCCGGCAGCGTCCGGTCCTCGTCGACCTTGTCCACGCGCTCCAGCTCGCCCCACACCACGTAGCGGTAGCGGCTCGTGTAGACCGGGGTGCAGGTCGTCAGCGTGATGTAGTGGCCGGCCTTCGTCTTACCCGATTCCTTCGGGATGCCGCCGAGGACCTGGACGTTGTACTTCGAGGTCTCGGGGAGGACGGCGTAGACCTTGTAGACGTACCACTTGTCCTTCGTCTCGAAGACGATCGGGTCGCCCTTTTCGAGCTTGTGGATGTTGTGGAACTTCGCGCCGTGGCCGTCCCGGTGCGCCGCGAGGGAGAAGTTCCCCTTCTTGTCCGAGTTAGGCAGGGTCGCCTTGACGGGGTCGGTGTAGTAGCCGGCGACGCCGTCGTTGAGGATCTTCGACGTCGTGCCCTTCTCGACCAGGATCTCGCCCTTGGTCATCGCGGGGACGTGCAGGAAGCCGATGCCGTTCTTGGCGTCGAACTCGGCGGGACGGCCGGAGTCGTCGTCCTGGTGGGCCCAGATGTCACGGACCTTGTCGGCCTGTTTGTCCGCCGCCCGGTCGGCGATGACGTTCGTCCACCACAGGGAGTAGACGACGAACAGGCCCAGCACCAGGCCCGCCGTGATGAGGAGTTCCCCGAAGACGCTGACGGCCATCGCGATCCGGCCCATGCGCCGACGGCGAACCGGGGGACGTCGTGAGGCGGGCGCGGCCGTGTGGTCTTCCGTGCCCTCGGTGGTCGCTGCCACGTTTCATCTGCCCTTAACTGACGAGCGCATCCGGCTTGCCCTTGCTGCGCGGCCGTTCCTCGACCATCTTGCCCCAGACGATCAACCGGTACTTACTGGTGAACTCCGGCGTGCACGTGGTGAGTGTGATGTAGCGGCCCGGTCCGGTGAAACCCGACCCCGGCGGAACCGGCTCCAGCACGCTCACATTGCTCGGCGACGTCACCGGCAGGATCGACGCCATCTTGTACACGAAGTACTTGTCCTGCGTCTCGACGACGATCTCGTCGCCCTGGGCGAGCCGGTTGATGTAGCGGAACGGTTCACCGTGTGTGTTGCGATGCCCGGCCAGGCCGAAGTTGCCGGTCTTGGCGTCAGGCATCGCCGTCTTCAGCTTGCCCTCGCCGTAGTGGCCGACCATTCCCCGGTCGAGCACCTTCTTGTTGCTGATGCCCTCCGCGATCGGCACGACGACATCCAGCTTCGGGATATGCAGGAGGGCGAAGCCCTGCCCGGGTTCGAAGGTCCCCGGGTTGCCTTTGCCGCTGGCCCAGTCCTCCTGGAGGCTGCTGGCTTCCTTGTCCGCCTGGGCGTGCGCCCGGATGTTGGTCCACCACAGCTGGTAGCTCACGAACAGCAGCATCAGCACGCCGGTCGTGATGAACACCTCACCGATCGCCCGGCTGGCGACCGTGGCCGGACCGGGCTTGCGCGCGCGGGCCTGCCGACGGGCCTCCATGCGGGAGAGCGGAGCACCGGAGCTCTCCGAGTCCGTCTCGGCCGCGTCCGACGGCTGGTGTGTTCCGCCATGGCGCCCGTGACGCCGCTTGGCGGCCTTTCTGCGGGCCGCACGGCCACCCGTCGGGGTGGAAGAGGCAGAAGCGGCGGATGAGGCGGGAGAAGGCGATATGGGCTCTCGGGAGGGCGGTGGGTCGGGAACCCGCAGCGCCACGGTCTCGTCGTCCGGTGGCGGCATGTACGGCTCCGCGTACGGCTCTTGGGCCACGGGAGCCTGGTAGCTCTGACCGGCGTAGCCATTGGAGCCGTAGCCGCCCGCTCC
The DNA window shown above is from Streptomyces chartreusis and carries:
- a CDS encoding FtsW/RodA/SpoVE family cell cycle protein; translated protein: MSSTTNSPTHHTSTIGAIGAPSRRNTELVLLAFAVVIPVFAYANVGLAMNDEVPAGLLGYGLGLGLLAGIGHLAVRKFAPYADPLMLPLATLLNGLGLVVIWRLDQSKRLSNYADAAPRQLLYSALGVALLVAVLVFLKDHRVLQRYTYISMAGALFLLILPLVPGLGANIYGAKIWINIPGLGTVQPGEFAKIVLAVFFAGYLMVKRDALALASRRFMGLYLPRGRDLGPILVVWVISILILVFETDLGTSLLFFGMFVIMLYVATERTSWIVFGLLMSAVGAVGVASFEPHIQTRVQAWLDPAREFQLSRAGVQDGILHSEQAMQALWAFGSGGTLGTGLGQGNSDLIGFAANSDFILATFGEELGLAGVMAILLLYGLIVERGVRTALAARDPFGKLLAVGLSGAFALQVFVVAGGVMGLIPLTGMTLPFVAYGGSSVIANWALIGILLRISDTARRPAPAPAPNPDAEMTQVVRP
- a CDS encoding class E sortase, with product MAATTEGTEDHTAAPASRRPPVRRRRMGRIAMAVSVFGELLITAGLVLGLFVVYSLWWTNVIADRAADKQADKVRDIWAHQDDDSGRPAEFDAKNGIGFLHVPAMTKGEILVEKGTTSKILNDGVAGYYTDPVKATLPNSDKKGNFSLAAHRDGHGAKFHNIHKLEKGDPIVFETKDKWYVYKVYAVLPETSKYNVQVLGGIPKESGKTKAGHYITLTTCTPVYTSRYRYVVWGELERVDKVDEDRTLPEELR
- the pknB gene encoding Stk1 family PASTA domain-containing Ser/Thr kinase produces the protein MEEPRRLGGRYELGQVLGRGGMAEVYLAHDTRLGRTVAVKTLRADLARDPSFQARFRREAQSAASLNHPAIVAVYDTGEDYIDNVSIPYIVMEYVDGSTLRELLHSGRKLLPERSLEMTIGILQALEYSHRSGIVHRDIKPANVMLTRNGQVKVMDFGIARAMGDSGMTMTQTSAVIGTAQYLSPEQAKGEQVDARSDLYSTGCLLYELLTVRPPFVGDSPVAVAYQHVREEAQAPSVFDPEITPEMDAIVLKALTKDPNYRYQSADEMRADIEACLDGQPVAATAAMGSVGYGGYPDDQPTTALRSADAGATSMLPPMNPDDGGYGYDDRPDRRRQKKSNTSTILLAVAAVLVLVGAILIGKWVFDGDTASNSQVAVPNVVGETESSARDLLGNVDLTIGKVTKQECEDQSKGKICSQTPDSKTKVDKNTTVDIVVSTGAPKVSVPDVEGLPYEKAKSDLEDKGFDVQQKTEESDRNPGVVISQDPEGGTEQEKGSTITLTVAKEKEQSTVPDVLGKTCDEAKAQMEANDLSGNCQEVDTQDPNQVGKVISTSPTAGSAVDKDSTVTIQIGKQAKQKTPVPSVVGQTVGQAKQTLAAAGFTNIQFANGSDQNDTAFVTDQDPKGNQQVDDPANTQITLTTVGFGNGGNNNGGGDNGGIFG
- a CDS encoding class E sortase, which translates into the protein MTALRPERESGAAYGESFTDSYGDTGDQGSSYGQQPYEGSGALGEWYGEESYVTQAQQAAEARAAAGYGADGYGAGGYGSNGYAGQSYQAPVAQEPYAEPYMPPPDDETVALRVPDPPPSREPISPSPASSAASASSTPTGGRAARRKAAKRRHGRHGGTHQPSDAAETDSESSGAPLSRMEARRQARARKPGPATVASRAIGEVFITTGVLMLLFVSYQLWWTNIRAHAQADKEASSLQEDWASGKGNPGTFEPGQGFALLHIPKLDVVVPIAEGISNKKVLDRGMVGHYGEGKLKTAMPDAKTGNFGLAGHRNTHGEPFRYINRLAQGDEIVVETQDKYFVYKMASILPVTSPSNVSVLEPVPPGSGFTGPGRYITLTTCTPEFTSKYRLIVWGKMVEERPRSKGKPDALVS
- a CDS encoding peptidoglycan D,D-transpeptidase FtsI family protein, translating into MNKPLRRIAIFCGLLVLALLIRDNWIQYVQADELRTDKANRRVTIERYGTPRGNIIVDGKAITGSKETSGTDFKFKRTYTNGPMWAPVTGYASQAFGANQLEYIEDGILTGNDDRLFFRNTLDMLTGKEREGGNVVTTLNAAAQKAAYEGLKDRGKGAVVALEPSTGKILALASFPSYDPSSFAGNSTTTDSKAWTKLQKKNNPDDPMLNRALREVYPPGSTFKVVTAAAALEHGLYTDADAKTDSPDPWVMEGTTTKLPNEGTIPCKNATLRVALKFSCNTVFGKVGSDLGNDKMLETAKKFGFTEEQFTPTRTSASVFSDDMNPSQTALSSIGQFNTAATPLQMAMVASAVANNGTLMKPYMIDELQTNNLDAIEKTDPEEMSKPLSAENAQKLQSMMETVVEDGTGKNAQISGVKVGGKTGTAQHGVDNSENPYAWFISYAKLDDGSAPVAVAVVVEDQNAVRDDISGGGLAAPIAKSVMEAVIKSKK